A window of the Methanobacterium sp. genome harbors these coding sequences:
- a CDS encoding ferritin family protein yields the protein MDLINEHEIGVCKGTDLEELVQANFNGECQEVGMYLAMARLAQREGLPEVAEVLKTIAWEEAEHASQFAEMNEVIKPTLKENLEMMLEGETMANNEKKAAAKKAKECDIDPAHDFFDESSRDEARHARMLKGILERYF from the coding sequence ATGGATTTAATAAATGAACATGAAATAGGAGTTTGTAAAGGAACAGACCTGGAAGAACTGGTTCAGGCTAACTTCAATGGCGAATGCCAGGAAGTAGGAATGTATCTGGCAATGGCCAGACTTGCACAAAGAGAAGGATTGCCAGAGGTTGCAGAAGTCTTAAAAACAATTGCCTGGGAAGAAGCAGAACATGCATCCCAATTTGCAGAAATGAATGAGGTCATAAAGCCAACCTTAAAAGAAAACCTTGAAATGATGCTTGAAGGCGAAACAATGGCTAATAACGAGAAAAAAGCTGCAGCCAAAAAAGCAAAAGAATGTGATATTGACCCTGCCCATGATTTCTTTGATGAAAGTTCAAGGGATGAAGCAAGACACGCCAGGATGTTAAAAGGAATTTTAGAAAGATACTTTTAA